One region of Streptomyces sp. NBC_00442 genomic DNA includes:
- a CDS encoding helix-turn-helix domain-containing protein, with translation MTDGFLVPGPAATGPLAAVIARVAELAGKLGMDHADVFDVHRLSEASGVPADVVGALLDGRPAGEPDLQARFLQRFGLLRSTRRKPNGRPHTQQEIADGAGMSRQQAGALINGDRRPTMEHCDAIQRFFGVHAGFLTADDTDALGGALLRTEQELLQQIAGREREGAALGAPGGDALERLLQDHGVRGIAWRAAQLPTDKHRDKVTEWLDMLLESVKRSES, from the coding sequence GTGACGGACGGCTTCTTGGTTCCGGGACCGGCAGCCACGGGCCCCCTCGCGGCCGTCATCGCCCGTGTGGCCGAGCTCGCCGGAAAGCTCGGAATGGATCATGCGGACGTCTTCGACGTCCACCGGCTCTCCGAGGCATCGGGCGTGCCCGCCGACGTGGTCGGCGCGCTGCTCGACGGCCGCCCGGCCGGCGAACCCGATCTGCAGGCGCGTTTCCTGCAGCGGTTCGGCCTGCTGCGCAGCACCCGGCGCAAGCCCAACGGCCGCCCGCACACCCAGCAGGAGATCGCCGACGGCGCGGGCATGTCGCGCCAGCAGGCGGGCGCCCTCATCAACGGCGACCGGCGCCCGACGATGGAGCACTGCGACGCGATCCAGCGCTTCTTCGGCGTCCACGCCGGATTCTTGACCGCCGACGACACCGACGCCCTGGGCGGCGCCCTGCTGCGCACCGAGCAGGAGCTGCTCCAGCAGATCGCGGGCCGCGAGCGCGAGGGGGCGGCGCTCGGAGCCCCCGGCGGCGACGCGCTGGAACGGCTGCTCCAGGACCACGGTGTACGCGGCATCGCCTGGCGGGCCGCCCAACTCCCCACCGACAAGCACCGCGACAAGGTCACCGAGTGGCTGGACATGCTCCTGGAGAGCGTCAAGCGGTCGGAGTCCTGA
- the metG gene encoding methionine--tRNA ligase yields MSRHLITSALPYINGIKHLGNMVGSMLPADVYSRYLRQRGHDVLYICATDEHGTPAELAAKEAGLSVAEFCAQAHDTQKAIYDGFQLAFDYFGRSSSQQNVEITQHFARKLKENGFIEERAIRQVFSVADDRFLPDRYIVGTCPHCGYDKARGDQCENCTRVLDPTDLLEARSAISGSSELEVRETRHLFLLQSKLQGEVEEWIDRVGGEWPQLASSIARKWLTEGLHDRAITRDLEWGVPVPADTWPELAAEGKVFYVWFDAPIEYIGATKEWSDLDPANRDWKSWWYEPEGAADVRYTEFMGKDNVPFHTVMFPATELGVREPWKKVDYVKAFNWLNYYGGKFSTSQRRGVFTHDALEILPADYWRYFMMANAPESDDTSFTWEHFTATVNKDLADTLGNFVNRVLSFSRKRFGDDVPAGAAAGAAEEKLGEEIVGLLAEYEGHMEALQFRKAAASLRALWSAGNSYLEEKAPWLEIKTDPEAAALTLRTAMNLIHLYAVVSEPFIPSSAKAMRSAFALADDSATWVTPEQARALDTVPAGTAFTVPPVLFAKITEEDLESYRERFGGADEA; encoded by the coding sequence ATGTCTCGACACCTGATCACCAGCGCGCTGCCGTACATCAACGGGATCAAGCACCTGGGCAACATGGTCGGGTCGATGCTCCCCGCGGACGTGTACTCCCGCTATCTGCGCCAGCGCGGCCACGACGTCCTGTACATCTGTGCCACCGACGAGCACGGCACCCCCGCGGAGCTGGCCGCGAAGGAGGCGGGGCTTTCGGTCGCCGAGTTCTGCGCGCAGGCGCACGACACCCAGAAGGCGATCTACGACGGCTTCCAGCTGGCCTTCGACTACTTCGGCCGCAGCTCCTCGCAGCAGAACGTGGAGATCACGCAGCACTTCGCGCGGAAGCTGAAGGAGAACGGGTTCATCGAGGAGCGGGCGATCCGCCAGGTCTTCTCGGTCGCCGACGACCGGTTCCTGCCCGACCGCTACATCGTGGGCACCTGTCCGCACTGCGGTTACGACAAGGCGCGCGGCGACCAGTGCGAGAACTGCACCCGTGTCCTGGACCCGACGGACCTGCTGGAAGCGCGTTCGGCGATCAGCGGGAGCAGCGAGCTCGAGGTCCGCGAGACGCGGCACCTGTTCCTGCTCCAGTCCAAGCTCCAGGGCGAGGTGGAGGAGTGGATCGACCGGGTCGGCGGCGAGTGGCCGCAGCTCGCGTCGTCCATCGCCCGCAAGTGGCTGACCGAGGGCCTGCACGACCGCGCGATCACCCGTGACCTGGAGTGGGGCGTGCCGGTCCCGGCCGACACGTGGCCGGAGCTGGCCGCCGAGGGCAAGGTCTTCTACGTCTGGTTCGACGCCCCGATCGAGTACATCGGCGCGACGAAGGAGTGGTCCGACCTCGACCCGGCGAACCGCGACTGGAAGTCGTGGTGGTACGAGCCCGAGGGCGCGGCCGACGTCCGGTACACCGAGTTCATGGGCAAGGACAACGTGCCCTTCCACACGGTGATGTTCCCGGCGACCGAGCTGGGCGTGCGCGAGCCGTGGAAGAAGGTCGACTACGTCAAGGCGTTCAACTGGCTCAACTACTACGGCGGCAAGTTCTCCACCTCGCAGCGCCGTGGCGTCTTCACACACGACGCCCTGGAGATCCTGCCCGCCGACTACTGGCGCTACTTCATGATGGCGAACGCCCCGGAGTCCGACGACACGTCGTTCACCTGGGAGCACTTCACCGCGACGGTCAACAAGGACCTCGCGGACACGCTGGGCAACTTCGTGAACCGTGTCCTGTCGTTCTCGCGCAAGCGCTTCGGCGACGACGTTCCCGCGGGGGCGGCGGCCGGAGCGGCCGAGGAGAAGCTGGGCGAGGAGATCGTCGGGCTGCTCGCCGAGTACGAGGGCCACATGGAGGCGCTCCAGTTCCGCAAGGCGGCCGCCTCGCTGCGGGCGCTGTGGTCGGCCGGCAACTCCTACCTGGAGGAGAAGGCGCCCTGGCTGGAGATCAAGACCGACCCGGAGGCGGCCGCGCTGACGCTGCGCACGGCGATGAACCTCATCCACCTGTACGCGGTGGTGTCCGAGCCGTTCATCCCGTCCTCGGCGAAGGCGATGCGCTCGGCGTTCGCACTCGCCGACGACTCGGCGACCTGGGTCACCCCGGAGCAGGCCAGGGCTCTGGACACGGTTCCGGCCGGGACGGCCTTCACGGTTCCGCCCGTCCTCTTCGCGAAGATCACGGAGGAGGACCTGGAGTCCTACCGAGAGCGCTTCGGCGGCGCCGACGAGGCCTGA
- a CDS encoding MAB_1171c family putative transporter: MRDPEFYLPAILLVAAFACRLPGIRQTWRDPLLLTVNALLAVASSVFFFAAPTTIAEVNRITGVPNFSAPLVYSILTAFSASCLVLIINWRGGPPQAARRATLRCVTAYSLVIVALFTLFALADAPVERLRDLDTYYANTPYMREMIVLYLLAHTVAALVTTWLCWGWSVKVRGWLRAGLVLIVVGYLLNLVFDAVKCAAVGARWLGHDLDYLSTGTAPPVASMSALLIGSGFIVPLVGPRLSETWGSWSAYRRLGPLWCALHAAPAPPSATVKMKWWSPVQLRLTQRESGILDGFLTLAPYFDRTLHGDARAAALRAGAAPKQAEAVADAAMIAAALTARRSDPEGAALSSTEPDASPTIGRARDLIGIAQAYRRSAGAEGARADAARTKSTRP, from the coding sequence GTGAGGGACCCGGAATTCTATCTGCCCGCCATCCTGCTGGTCGCGGCCTTCGCCTGCCGGCTCCCCGGCATCCGGCAGACCTGGCGCGACCCGCTGCTGCTCACGGTCAACGCCCTCCTCGCCGTGGCGAGTTCGGTGTTCTTCTTCGCCGCTCCCACCACCATCGCGGAGGTCAACCGGATCACCGGCGTGCCCAACTTCTCGGCGCCGCTGGTGTATTCGATCCTCACCGCGTTCAGCGCCTCGTGCCTGGTGCTCATCATCAACTGGCGCGGTGGCCCGCCGCAGGCGGCCCGCCGGGCCACGCTCCGGTGCGTCACCGCGTACTCGCTGGTGATCGTCGCCCTGTTCACGCTGTTCGCGCTCGCCGACGCACCCGTCGAGCGGCTGCGCGACCTCGACACGTACTACGCCAACACCCCGTACATGCGCGAGATGATCGTCCTGTATCTGCTCGCGCACACCGTGGCGGCGCTGGTCACGACCTGGCTGTGCTGGGGGTGGTCGGTGAAGGTACGGGGCTGGCTGCGGGCGGGGCTCGTCCTCATCGTCGTCGGCTATCTGCTCAACCTGGTCTTCGACGCCGTCAAGTGCGCCGCCGTGGGCGCTCGTTGGCTGGGCCACGACCTGGACTACCTCAGCACGGGTACGGCGCCCCCCGTCGCGTCGATGTCCGCGCTGCTCATCGGCTCGGGGTTCATCGTCCCGCTCGTGGGGCCCCGGCTCTCGGAGACCTGGGGATCATGGTCCGCGTACCGCAGGCTCGGTCCGCTATGGTGCGCACTGCACGCGGCACCGGCCCCTCCGAGCGCCACGGTCAAGATGAAATGGTGGTCGCCGGTGCAGTTGCGCCTCACCCAGCGCGAGTCCGGCATCCTCGACGGATTCCTCACCCTCGCACCGTACTTCGACCGCACGCTGCACGGCGATGCCCGTGCCGCCGCGCTCCGCGCCGGCGCCGCGCCGAAGCAGGCGGAAGCGGTCGCTGACGCGGCCATGATCGCAGCCGCCCTCACCGCCCGGAGGAGCGACCCGGAGGGCGCGGCCCTGAGCAGCACCGAACCGGACGCCTCCCCCACCATCGGGCGCGCCCGCGACTTGATCGGTATCGCCCAGGCCTACCGCCGTTCAGCCGGCGCCGAAGGAGCCCGCGCCGACGCGGCACGGACAAAGAGCACACGCCCATGA
- a CDS encoding MmyB family transcriptional regulator, which translates to MAEESVAKDSVTKVPAAHVPVVGRPFALVPERPGQQTAAGERAADDTTAATNGTPALPGDPELRAYVHDYFAMTDALPFPSVVLDPGWGVAHANPAYDALFGGVGPHPTAMPDHNFLRFVLFHPEAASVLAEHETGWCLPLLAQFAEAFADDENAPGLADIRREIADDPIMDAAFRLGLPHWVRAVGDAAVHHDGTVRQVRHPDPERGRTSCRLVVESPRTLRKFGLRRLTLVLRETEPPVARRGRARLSVVPSH; encoded by the coding sequence ATGGCGGAAGAATCGGTGGCGAAGGATTCGGTGACCAAGGTTCCGGCGGCGCACGTCCCGGTGGTGGGGCGCCCGTTCGCCCTGGTCCCGGAGCGGCCCGGACAGCAGACGGCCGCGGGGGAGCGCGCCGCCGACGACACGACGGCAGCAACGAACGGCACCCCGGCGCTCCCGGGAGATCCGGAGCTCAGGGCCTATGTCCACGACTACTTCGCGATGACGGACGCCCTTCCCTTCCCGTCCGTGGTGCTCGATCCGGGCTGGGGCGTGGCGCACGCCAATCCGGCGTACGACGCGCTCTTCGGCGGCGTGGGGCCGCACCCGACCGCGATGCCCGACCACAACTTCCTGCGCTTCGTCCTGTTCCATCCGGAGGCCGCCAGCGTGCTCGCCGAGCACGAGACGGGCTGGTGCCTGCCCCTGCTGGCCCAGTTCGCCGAGGCGTTCGCCGACGACGAGAACGCTCCCGGCCTCGCGGACATCCGGCGTGAGATCGCCGACGACCCGATCATGGACGCCGCCTTCCGCCTCGGCCTTCCGCACTGGGTCAGAGCGGTCGGCGACGCGGCGGTGCACCACGACGGCACGGTCCGCCAGGTGCGCCACCCCGACCCCGAGCGCGGCCGCACCAGCTGCCGTCTGGTGGTCGAATCCCCGCGTACGCTGCGGAAGTTCGGGCTTCGGCGGCTGACCCTGGTCCTGCGCGAGACCGAGCCGCCCGTCGCGCGGCGCGGCCGCGCCCGTCTGAGCGTGGTGCCGAGCCACTAG
- a CDS encoding FAD-dependent oxidoreductase, with protein sequence MSTSDVLAAPSRGRTAVVVGGGLAGMLAAAALSGSVDEITVVEQDALPVGPEPRGRLPQARHAHILWSGGAEAMEQLLPGVTEAWLAAGARRIPLTSQMVALSPQGWYRRWRDSHYLISCGRDLLDSTVRDRVRDLPGVTVLDSTRVVALEGGARRVTGVRVRKADGTEELLPATFTVDASGRGAHTRRWLDALGVPAAREEVVDPGVVYASRVFRSPAGDQTFPVINVQANARASAPGRTAVILPIEAGQWLVTLSGTRGARPTGDPGAFVPFALGARHPVVGRLIAEAEPLSDVSTFAHTAGRRLFFEKVKGWPEGYVALGDAVAVYNPVYGHGMSVAAQGALALREALATQGVTAPRLARRVQRAVAGPVGTAWLLAGQDVFYPGATARRPGAVERLMGHCVDRLIHTSTGDYAVATALTDVMTLTAPVSALVRPRVLLAALRGPGRPPLTEPPLTERELALVQSPQKTA encoded by the coding sequence ATGAGCACATCGGACGTCCTGGCGGCGCCGTCCCGCGGGCGCACGGCGGTGGTCGTCGGCGGTGGGCTCGCCGGCATGCTGGCCGCCGCCGCGCTCAGTGGCTCGGTCGACGAGATCACCGTGGTCGAGCAGGATGCCCTGCCCGTCGGACCCGAGCCGCGCGGCCGCCTGCCGCAGGCCCGGCACGCCCACATCCTGTGGTCGGGCGGCGCGGAGGCGATGGAACAGCTGCTGCCAGGAGTGACCGAGGCGTGGCTCGCCGCGGGCGCCCGACGGATCCCGCTCACCTCCCAGATGGTCGCGCTGTCACCCCAGGGCTGGTACCGGCGCTGGCGCGACTCCCACTACCTGATCTCCTGCGGCCGGGACCTCCTGGACTCCACGGTCCGCGACCGGGTCCGCGACCTGCCGGGCGTCACCGTCCTCGACTCGACGCGGGTCGTCGCACTCGAAGGCGGCGCACGCCGGGTCACGGGGGTTCGGGTACGAAAGGCCGACGGCACCGAGGAGTTGCTCCCGGCCACGTTCACGGTGGACGCCAGCGGCCGGGGTGCGCACACGCGGCGGTGGCTCGACGCCCTCGGCGTGCCCGCGGCCCGGGAGGAGGTCGTCGACCCGGGCGTGGTCTACGCCAGCCGTGTCTTCCGCTCGCCGGCCGGAGACCAGACCTTCCCGGTGATCAACGTGCAGGCGAACGCGAGGGCGTCGGCGCCCGGAAGGACCGCCGTCATCCTGCCCATCGAGGCCGGCCAGTGGCTGGTCACGCTCTCGGGCACGCGCGGCGCCCGGCCGACCGGCGACCCCGGCGCATTCGTGCCCTTCGCACTCGGCGCCCGGCATCCGGTCGTCGGCCGGCTCATCGCCGAGGCCGAGCCGCTCAGCGACGTGTCCACCTTCGCGCACACCGCCGGCCGCCGGCTCTTCTTCGAGAAGGTCAAGGGGTGGCCCGAGGGATACGTCGCACTCGGTGACGCGGTCGCGGTGTACAACCCGGTGTACGGCCACGGCATGTCGGTCGCGGCCCAGGGCGCACTCGCGCTGCGGGAGGCACTGGCCACGCAGGGCGTCACCGCGCCGCGGCTCGCCCGACGGGTGCAGCGCGCCGTGGCCGGCCCGGTGGGCACGGCGTGGCTCCTGGCGGGCCAGGACGTCTTCTATCCCGGCGCCACCGCCCGTCGGCCCGGTGCGGTCGAGCGGCTCATGGGCCACTGCGTCGACCGCCTCATCCACACCTCGACCGGCGACTACGCGGTCGCCACCGCGCTGACGGACGTCATGACGCTCACGGCTCCGGTCTCCGCACTGGTGCGGCCCCGCGTGCTCCTGGCCGCACTTCGCGGCCCCGGCCGGCCGCCACTGACCGAGCCTCCGCTGACGGAGCGTGAACTGGCCCTGGTACAAAGCCCGCAGAAGACCGCCTAG
- a CDS encoding NAD(P)-dependent oxidoreductase — protein MSSASLASTTPVVAVLGTGIMGSGMARSLMRAGLSVRVWNRTPEKVRALAEEGATAFPSPEEAVRGADVVLTALNDGPSVSATLAAASGGTHPGQPWLQASTVGPDATEELASQAAELGVAYYDCPVLGTRGPAEEGKLTVFVSGPPAARERLAPVLDAIGQRTVWVSHEPGGASRLKLVANTWVINLVGAVAECLGLAEALQVDPRLFLDALSGGPLDTPYLHAKSAALLTGELAPSFALSTALKDTRLILEAAGSAGVRLDLTEASAERFARAEAAGHGAEDMIATYFAGRTEE, from the coding sequence GTGTCCTCAGCTTCGCTAGCCTCGACCACGCCCGTCGTCGCCGTCCTCGGCACCGGCATCATGGGGTCCGGCATGGCCCGCAGTCTGATGCGCGCCGGGCTGTCCGTGCGGGTCTGGAACCGCACCCCGGAGAAGGTCCGGGCGCTGGCCGAGGAGGGGGCCACGGCCTTCCCGAGCCCCGAGGAGGCGGTGCGCGGCGCCGATGTCGTCCTCACGGCGCTGAACGACGGTCCGTCCGTCTCCGCCACCCTCGCGGCCGCCTCCGGCGGAACACACCCCGGGCAGCCGTGGCTCCAGGCCTCCACCGTCGGACCGGACGCGACGGAGGAACTGGCTTCGCAGGCAGCCGAGTTGGGGGTGGCGTACTACGACTGCCCCGTGCTCGGCACCCGCGGCCCGGCCGAAGAGGGCAAGCTGACCGTCTTCGTCTCGGGGCCGCCGGCGGCGCGCGAGCGCCTCGCGCCGGTGCTCGACGCGATCGGGCAGCGCACCGTCTGGGTCAGCCACGAGCCGGGCGGCGCCTCGCGCCTGAAGCTCGTCGCCAATACCTGGGTGATCAATCTGGTGGGCGCGGTCGCCGAATGCCTCGGCCTCGCCGAGGCCCTGCAGGTGGACCCCCGCCTCTTCCTGGACGCGCTCTCGGGCGGCCCGCTCGACACCCCCTATCTGCATGCCAAGTCCGCCGCCCTGCTCACCGGCGAGCTGGCGCCCAGCTTCGCCCTGTCGACCGCGCTGAAGGACACCCGTCTGATCCTCGAAGCGGCCGGGTCGGCGGGCGTCCGGCTCGACTTGACCGAGGCGTCGGCCGAGCGGTTCGCGCGGGCGGAGGCAGCCGGGCACGGCGCCGAGGACATGATCGCGACGTACTTCGCCGGCCGGACCGAGGAGTGA
- a CDS encoding VWA domain-containing protein, which yields MITRKRLAAGVCALVATFATGILPAAGTASAAAQPDGQPAQAAPKVDLVLDVSGSMRTADIDGKSRMAAAKQAFNEVLDAVPPEVQLGIRTLGANYPGEDRKVGCKDTRALYPVGPLNRTEAKTAVATLAPTGWTPIGPALQGAAADLKGGDATRRIVLITDGEDTCQPLDPCEVARDIAAQGIHLTIDTLGLIPDAKTREQLTCIAEATGGTYTSVQHTDQLSGKVKQLVDRAADPVVVPVATTGTASCESAPELKPGLYTDREKFAEHRSYKVNVLPGQELRASASIGMDRPANPDYGILLRAVTAHGREIVRGSEAGDGRTDLISTGLRYPKAPADDSDDKSTPEPVCLQVSNSFSAGPGVKTDPGLPVELAVDVVDGPGHASDVASFGLGRGWWLLGALALTGLLAGLVWGWISRWRIAVWRTS from the coding sequence ATGATCACCAGAAAACGTCTGGCGGCCGGAGTGTGCGCGCTGGTCGCCACTTTCGCCACCGGCATCCTTCCGGCGGCCGGTACGGCCTCCGCCGCCGCGCAGCCCGACGGGCAGCCCGCGCAGGCCGCGCCCAAGGTCGACCTCGTCCTCGACGTCTCCGGCTCGATGCGGACCGCCGACATCGACGGCAAGTCCCGGATGGCCGCCGCCAAGCAGGCGTTCAACGAGGTCCTCGACGCCGTCCCGCCGGAGGTCCAGCTCGGCATACGCACCCTGGGCGCCAACTACCCCGGCGAGGACCGCAAGGTGGGCTGCAAGGACACCCGCGCGCTCTACCCGGTCGGCCCGCTCAACCGTACCGAGGCCAAGACGGCCGTCGCGACCCTCGCACCCACCGGCTGGACCCCCATCGGGCCGGCGCTGCAGGGCGCGGCGGCCGACCTCAAGGGCGGTGACGCCACCCGCCGGATCGTGCTCATCACCGACGGCGAGGACACCTGCCAGCCGCTCGACCCGTGCGAGGTGGCCCGCGACATCGCGGCCCAGGGCATCCATCTCACCATCGACACCCTCGGCCTGATCCCGGACGCCAAGACGCGCGAGCAGCTCACCTGCATCGCCGAGGCCACCGGCGGCACCTACACCTCGGTGCAGCACACCGATCAACTCTCCGGCAAGGTCAAGCAGTTGGTGGACCGCGCGGCCGACCCGGTCGTCGTGCCGGTCGCCACCACCGGCACCGCGAGCTGTGAGAGCGCTCCCGAACTCAAGCCCGGCCTGTACACGGACCGCGAGAAGTTCGCCGAGCACCGCTCGTACAAGGTGAACGTACTGCCCGGCCAGGAGCTGCGTGCCTCGGCCAGCATCGGCATGGACCGCCCGGCCAACCCCGACTACGGCATCCTGCTGCGGGCGGTGACCGCGCACGGCCGCGAGATCGTACGCGGCTCGGAAGCCGGTGACGGCCGGACGGATCTGATCTCCACGGGCCTTCGCTACCCCAAGGCTCCCGCCGACGACTCGGACGACAAGTCGACCCCGGAGCCGGTCTGCCTCCAGGTGTCCAACTCCTTCTCGGCGGGGCCCGGTGTCAAGACCGACCCGGGTCTTCCGGTGGAGCTCGCCGTCGACGTGGTGGACGGCCCCGGCCACGCTTCCGACGTGGCCTCCTTCGGTCTCGGCCGGGGCTGGTGGCTGCTCGGTGCCCTCGCGCTGACCGGCCTTCTCGCGGGTCTGGTGTGGGGCTGGATCTCGCGCTGGCGCATCGCCGTCTGGCGGACCAGCTGA
- a CDS encoding toxin-antitoxin system, toxin component has translation MRRLCGELVAGITIPAPAEPTALYAALCEGMSRRRGRPVEFRMAAFPPGTASGLWLDMADRDLVVVEERTAPDHQLVILGHELWHMNAGHGSHHVEGAAVAARLLHTEGDLGAAVRKVAARTRSHLSEETDAESFGLLLGSKCRPWLEASGSRGPDRELLAGRIEAALGYRWPQG, from the coding sequence ATGCGCCGGCTGTGCGGCGAGCTGGTCGCGGGCATCACGATCCCCGCACCCGCGGAGCCGACCGCGCTGTACGCCGCCCTGTGCGAGGGCATGAGCCGGCGCAGGGGCCGCCCCGTCGAGTTCCGCATGGCGGCCTTCCCGCCCGGCACCGCGAGCGGACTCTGGCTCGACATGGCGGACCGTGACCTGGTCGTGGTGGAGGAGCGAACCGCTCCCGACCACCAACTGGTGATCCTGGGCCACGAGTTGTGGCACATGAACGCGGGGCACGGAAGCCATCACGTGGAGGGCGCGGCCGTCGCGGCCCGGCTGCTGCACACGGAGGGCGACCTCGGCGCGGCCGTACGCAAGGTGGCCGCACGCACCCGCTCGCACCTCTCGGAGGAGACCGACGCCGAGAGCTTCGGCCTGCTCCTGGGCAGCAAGTGCCGTCCCTGGCTCGAAGCATCCGGGAGCCGGGGGCCCGACCGCGAACTGCTCGCCGGCCGCATCGAGGCCGCTCTGGGCTACCGCTGGCCACAGGGCTGA